From the genome of Colletotrichum higginsianum IMI 349063 chromosome 4, whole genome shotgun sequence, one region includes:
- a CDS encoding F-box domain-containing protein — MGTPGKMDPAPPSPPTSVAGSNAPTSETGSTTGSNYGGIDPEIEENLYILPYVSEEGLRSDATDRRKIIGSSHDDYYPLPADFSIASSTAPSLPADNGCRLLSLPSELIDAVLSYLPPCDLAIVSETCRSLHAHATSDVHWYQRVQANIPGTKLETPYPCRTYRELYAAHDPRWFLPKYKIWFCDRDLMGKMIVVRYDQRRGCIEGYQLLAVSSRTTYQHWPADNSVIIHAFEPRVKLHLDKPVLQFHARVPEEDDDSTGILGNRFLPEIPMAIDDRSDAMFSNFLMARPLDPATATSKMEAPFPYGNVWPPPAIPARHRVAGVASGLDGDDLAPGDLPTRRVEASDQAFRIRQWMEMAGGPTPGLFLGAGPIGLIQAIQANMGMVGGGRGVPGVHIGEEVVTYSTLDPIVYTPTPLKPWRGIWVGDYSGHGCEFLLINQPDDEEVSDNELGLVRGVDESEDEWARRRTDARVHRGRLEAIKLTGDPNVPRGEYTFVADDLGEAGFVGLAREPPFQGTRVVKSKGHVAGTGFLDGMCPPNSRRVPSAMLICGI; from the exons ATGGGCACGCCGGGCAAGATGGATCCAGCTCCCCCATCTCCGCCCACCTCGGTCGCCGGGTCCAATGCGCCGACTAGCGAAACGGGATCCACGACTGGTAGCAATTATGGTGGCATCGAccccgagatcgaggagaaCCTCTACATACTACCCTATGTCTCCGAAGAGGGTCTGCGCAGCGACGCCACCGATCGCCGCAAGATCATTGGATCCTCCCATGACGATTATTATCCCCTTCCTGCCGATTTTAGTATCGCTTCATCGACCG CACCCTCTCTGCCCGCGGACAATGGTTGTCGCCTACTCTCGCTGCCCTCCGAGCTaatcgacgccgtcctctcCTACCTGCCTCCATGCGACCTGGCCATTGTCTCCGAGACGTGCCGAAGCCTTCATGCACATGCCACGTCTGACGTACATTGGTACCAGAGGGTGCAAGCAAACATTCCTGGCACGAAACTCGAAACTCCCTACCCATGTCGTACCTACCGCGAACTATACGCTGCACACGACCCGAGATGGTTCCTACCAAAGTACAAGATCTGGTTCTGCGACCGCGACCTCATGGGCAAAATGATCGTCGTGCGGTATGACCAGCGAAGAGGTTGCATCGAAGGATACCAATTGCTGGCTGTCAGCAGCCGCACCACATACCAACACTGGCCTGCCGACAACAGTGTGATAATCCATGCTTTTGAGCCCCGAGTCAAGTTGCATCTGGACAAGCCGGTGCTCCAGTTCCACGCGCGCGTTCcagaggaagacgatgatTCGACCGGGATACTCGGCAATCGCTTCCTTCCCGAAATACCCATGGCTATCGATGACCGTTCCGACGCCATGTTTAGCAACTTTTTAATGGCCCGTCCACTAGACCCTGCGACTGCCACCTCCAAAATGGAGGCGCCGTTTCCATATGGTAACGTCTGGCCTCCACCGGCCATACCTGCCCGTcaccgcgtcgccggcgtcgctTCGGGCTTGGACGGCGATGACCTTGCCCCCGGCGACCTGCCGACCCGGCGAGTCGAGGCCTCGGACCAAGCATTTCGCATTCGACagtggatggaaatggcTGGGGGACCAACCCCGGGACTGTTCCTCGGGGCGGGACCCATTGGTCTGATCCAGGCGATCCAGGCGAACATGGGTAtggtgggaggaggacgaggtgTTCCTGGCGTGCATATCGGCGAAGAAGTGGTCACCTACTCAACTCTCGATCCTATCGTGTACACGCCGACCCCCCTCAAGCCATGGCGCGGCATCTGGGTTGGCGATTACAGTGGACATGGCTGCGAGTTCCTTCTGATAAATCAGCCAGATGATGAAGAAGTGTCCGACAACGAGCTTGGCTTGGTACGTGGCGTTGACGAGTCCGAAGACGAGTGGGCCAGACGACGTACCGATGCGAGAGTACATCGAGGCCGCCTTGAGGCGATCAAACTTACTGGCGACCCAAATGTTCCAAGAGGAGAGTACACATTTGTGGCAGACGATTTGGGTGaagccggcttcgtcggACTTGCTCGGGAGCCACCGTTCCAGGGCACACGCGTCGTGAAGAGCAAAGGGCACGTCGCTGGGACCGGTTTTCTTGATGGTATGTGCCCCCCTAACTCGCGAAGAGTCCCTTCCGCCATGCTAATCTGCGGCATTTAG
- a CDS encoding F-box domain containing protein, giving the protein MAEKYILRVTAGPSYDVDSQVEVPVNQAQPTKINSALADIELNVRIQNYAGLPRNSPTTSPYFSTEPHATNNDQYSISFRFTPKKPADSVSPSSSAGEGISAEDLQFGNDFDHPIRDRLPPGFNTALNIVKWWIDPGLDGDAYADVPHLYGPALSSFNTIHVGAGNQDAEKGGLWFEEGGDEAGLEAREKIGAPATAKERMKWALRKDSKENWLFEYGRTYGMDFFNPYLDFANLALRLPGFQLAIMKYWDGQGLRYVLRNKSTGDVYLVVLFTLYLKDDVNEDGTLKAGADSSKSGHPLPPSKDEHESHDEEKALEEARKKMGPASRETETNADDVD; this is encoded by the exons ATGGCCGAAAAGTACATCCTTCGGGTGACCGCTGGCCCCAGCTACGACGTCGACTCCCAAGTCGAGGTCCCTGTCAACCAGGCACAGCCCACGAAGATTAACAGCGCCCTAGCCGACATCGAGCTCAATGTCCGCATACAGAACTACGCCGGCCTGCCGCGCAACTCGCCCACCACATCCCCTTACTTCTCCACGGAACCGCACGCCACCAACAACGACCAGTACAGTATCTCATTCCGCTTCACTCCGAAGAAGCCCGCAGATAGCgtctctccttcctcctcggcgggaGAGGGCATATCAGCCGAGGATCTGCAATTCGGCAACGACTTTGATCACCCCATCCGTGACCGTCTTCCCCCGGGGTTCAACACGGCGCTCAATATCGTCAAGTGGTGGATCGACCCGGGCCTGGACGGCGATGCCTACGCGGACGTTCCTCATCTTTACGGCCCCGCGCTGAGCTCCTTCAACACCATCCACGTGGGAGCTGGCAACCAAGACGCAGAGAAGGGTGGCCTGTGGTttgaggagggcggcgacgaggccggccttGAGGCGCGGGAGAAGATTGGCGCGCCGGCCACGGCCAAGGAGCGGATGAAGTGGGCCCTGCGTAAGGACAGCAAGGAAAATTGGCTGTTTGAGTACGGCAGGACGTACGGCATGGACTTCTTCAACCCCTATCTCGACTTTGCCAACTTGGCGCTTCGCCTACCGGGATTTCAGCTGGCCATCATGAAGTACTGGGATGGACAAGGTCTTCG ATACGTTCTCCGGAACAAAAGCACCGGTGACGTCTACCTTGTCGTTTTGTTTACCCTCTACCTCAAGGACGACGTCAACGAGGACGGCAccctcaaggccggcgcAGACAGCTCCAAATCAGGCCAtccgctgccgcccagcAAGGACGAGCACGAGTCCCACGACGAAGAgaaggccctcgaggaggctAGGAAGAAGATGGGGCCGGCCTCCCGCGAGACGGAGACGAATGCCGATGATGTGGACTGA
- a CDS encoding Fungal cellulose binding domain-containing protein, producing the protein MKFIIVVSLALYASAHYAFPSVTYNGKTTQDWEVIRKTANFQSSGPVTDVTSSQMTCYQLAPGSQGAKVLDVTAGSTLAYNVRASISHPGPVNFYMAKAPAGTSITNWDGSGRNWFKIYNDGPTVGPGGLAWPTNGKTTINVHIPKCLADGEYFLRVENVALHGASSPGGAQLYISCAQLRVSGGTGMYKPNLMSFPGAYSANDPGLVVVHLWLAE; encoded by the exons ATGAAGTTTATCATTGTAGTCTCCCTGGCTCTTTACGCCTCGGCTCATT ACGCCTTCCCGTCTGTCACTTACAACGGGAAGACCACGCAAGACTGGGAAGTCATCCGAAAGACGGCAAACTTCCAGTCCAGCGGACCTGTCACCGATGTCACCAGTTCACAGATGACGTGCTACCAGCTAGCGCCTGGCAGCCAAGGAGCTAAGGTTCTGGATGTTACGGCTGGGTCTACTCTTG CTTACAACGTCAGAGCCTCCATCTCTCACCCCGGCCCAGTCAACTTCTACATGGCCAAAGCACCGGCTGGAACCAGCATCACGAACTGGGACGGCTCTGGCAGGAATTGGTTCAAGATTTACAACGATGGGCCGACGGTCGGTCCTGGTGGTTTGGCCTGGCCAACGAACG GCAAGACGACCATCAACGTCCATATCCCCAAATGTCTCGCGGATGGCGAGTACTTTCTTCGCGTCGAGAACGTTGCCCTGCATGGCGCCAGCAGTCCTGGTGGTGCCCAGCTGTACATCTCCTGCGCTCAGCTTCGCGTCAGCGGGGGGACGGGCATGTATAAACCCAACCTCATGTCGTTCCCTGGGGCATACAGCGCGAACGATCCTGGCTTGGTG GTGGTGCACCTCTGGCTTGCTGAGTAG
- a CDS encoding Transcription factor aceii, whose protein sequence is MSGLPPVAKFHVSGANMKERCLEVSKHYSLKNSLEVMLNQTQNLVDTYPETVRLALEHLPNDECCQADCIHTYESHLDLGEDPFKTAAHLATKVDYPLLKLLLSCHYQCADMMELVLCHTQVCFKSLAAAKQQGDDPHQFEIPELRMGSFTPSPRFSPSIVTAILIDLQSSLAGCVLKLTTALKKFDQGLGKEGRIILLECDLLSERAHSIVESLKKLRGPLTKAGILE, encoded by the coding sequence ATGAGCGGCCTTCCGCCAGTTGCGAAGTTCCACGTGTCTGGCGCCAATATGAAAGAGCGTTGCCTCGAAGTTTCCAAGCACTACAGCCTCAAGAACTCGCTCGAGGTCATGCTTAACCAGACCCAGAACCTCGTCGACACGTACCCCGAGACGGTCAGACTAGCACTGGAGCATCTTCCGAATGATGAGTGCTGCCAGGCAGACTGCATACACACTTACGAGTCGCATCTTGACCTCGGTGAAGACCCCTTTAAAACCGCGGCGCATCTGGCGACCAAAGTCGACTATCCTTTGCTCAAGCTCCTGCTATCCTGCCACTATCAATGTGCAGACATGATGGAACTTGTGCTCTGCCACACTCAAGTCTGCTTCAAGTCTCTCGCCGCTGCAAAACAGCAAGGAGACGACCCCCATCAGTTTGAGATCCCTGAGCTCAGGATGGGTTCTTTCACCCCCTCGCCGCGTTTTTCGCCCTCTATCGTCACAGCTATATTGATAGATCTTCAGTCTTCTCTGGCTGGCTGTGTACTCAAGCTCACCACTGCGCTAAAGAAATTCGACCAAGGCCTCGGAAAGGAGGGCCGTATAATCTTGCTAGAATGCGACCTGCTTTCGGAGAGAGCGCATTCGATTGTGGAGAGCCTAAAGAAGCTGCGTGGACCTCTCACCAAGGCCGGAATCCTCGAGTGA
- a CDS encoding Calcium-dependent protein kinase, with translation MSLIPYHPREGREIVLRHRNAIVVRDPSSQRLEIRGLSECPTCRQPLRSSSPERQFDSTRHHESFVDPNYFRMLRAGGHGARVDHPPSSPIRRFVQPSLPHPQAAVIDETEDAEFISSTPAVQEGSRIRREAFSPNYFKTFFVEEKELGRGGKGVVLLVRHEIDGCHLVLVEVELLAKLSHPNLVSYRHVWLEDVTLTRFGPSVACAFILQQYCNGGDLLQYIIGDQPKESTKEQLKAQMRRKSKGQLELPRDQFNSQRLLSFEEIFSLFKDITSGLAYLHAASYIHRDLKPSNCLLHREGNGLLCLISDFGEVQSENMVRKSTGSTGTISYCAPEVLKKDSTGRYANFTTKSDIFSLGMILYFMCFGRLPYRSANTINEELEDIDELRAEITDWQGFQDERRERPDLPSKLYQLLKKLLALDPLQRPSASEVLGAMKTESSLDGVPRGRSSSPSMGINGRRIQSLDSPMPPSTPVSGSFLINF, from the exons ATGTCGTTGATTCCATACCACCCGCGAGAAGGTCGCGAGATAGTCCT CCGCCATCGTaacgccatcgtcgtccgCGATCCCTCCTCCCAACGACTCGAGATTCGAGGCCTGTCCGAGTGCCCGACTTGCCGCCAGCCTTTGCGATCATCCTCCCCAGAGCGCCAGTTTGACAGCACTCGCCATCATGAGTCTTTCGTCGACCCCAACTACTTCCGCATGCTGCGAGCCGGCGGCCACGGAGCTCGCGTCGATCACCCTCCGTCCAGTCCCATCCGCCGATTTGTACAACCAAGCTTACCCCATCCGCAAGCTGCGGTCATAGACGAGACCGAGGATGCCGAGTTTATTTCGAGCACACCAGCCGTTCAAGAGGGCAGCCGCATTCGCCGTGAGGCCTTCAGCCCCAATTACTTCAAAACTTTCTttgtcgaggagaaggagcttGGCCGTGGGGGTAAGGGCGTGGTGCTGCTCGTCCGCCACGAAATTGACGGCTGCCATCTCG TGCTCGTCGAAGTTGAGTTGCTCGCCAAGCTATCACACCCGAACCTGGTCTCTTACCGCCACGTTTGGCTTGAAGATGTCACATTGACTCGGTTCGGCCCCAGTGTAGCATGCGCCTTCATCCTGCAACAATATTGTAATGGCGGCGATTTGCTTCAGTACATCATTGGCGACCAACCGAAGGAGTCGACCAAGGAGCAGCTTAAAGCGCAGATGCGCCGCAAGTCCAAGGGTCAGCTCGAACTTCCCCGCGACCAGTTCAATTCACAAAGACTGTTGTCTTTTGAGGAAATATTCTCCCTCTTCAAAGACATCACCTCTGGACTGGCGTATCTTCACGCTGCCAGCTATATTCACCGTGACCTCAAGCCAAGCAATTGTCTTCTGCATCGTGAAGGCAACGGGCTGCTCTGTCTGATCAGTGACTTCGGCGAGGTTCAGTCGGAGAACATGGTCCGCAAGTCAACTGGATCGACCGGAACTATCTCCTACTGCGCCCCAGAGGTTTTGAAGAAAGACTCAACTGGGCGCTACGCCAACTTCACCACAAAGTCCGACATTTTCTCTCTCGGAATGATTCTCTACTTTATGTGCTTTGGTCGTTTGCCTTATCGTAGCGCCAATACGATCAACGAGGAACTAGAGGACATCGATGAGCTGCGCGCGGAAATCACAGACTGGCAGGGATTCCAAGACGAGCGTAGAGAGCGGCCAGACCTCCCATCAAAGCTGTACCAACTTCTCAAAAAGTTACTTGCCCTCGACCCTTTGCAACGCCCAAGCGCAAGCGAGGTTCTGGGCGCAATGAAGACAGAGTCTAGTCTGGATGGTGTACCTCGAGGTAGGAGCTCAAGCCCGTCAATGGGTATCAATGGGCGCCGGATTCAGAGTCTGGATTCCCCAATGCCCCCAAGCACCCCCGTGTCAGGTTCGTTTCTCATCAACTTCTAG
- a CDS encoding Short-chain dehydrogenase, translated as MASLLRGTAFITGAASGIGQQTALAFAKNGITRLALADVNREALGATTDLLGRLYPTAEALCLPLDVRDASEVNTSIGEVVSRFGRLDVAVNNAGIGGSGRSTHESDEDEFLRVVDIDLHGVWRCQREEIKVMLNQKYAQWPPKPRDLGFRRGRGAIINVASVLGVVSPAPFLFQTAYSTAKHGVMGLTKSDANTYGPHGIRINAICPGFIATPTILSLAQEPGGAISRYIADTPLQRLGTVEEIADCITFLASDMSSLMQGAGLVADGGLTAR; from the exons ATGGCGTCGCTTCTTCGAGGCACTGCCTTCATCACCGGCGCTGCTTCAG GTATCGGCCAACAAACCGCCTTGGCATTCGCGAAAAACGGCATCACACGCCTCGCTCTTGCTGACGTTAACCGTGAGGCTCTCGGAGCAACAACCGACCTTCTAGGGCGTCTGTATCCCACTGCCGAAGCCCTCTGCCTCCCGCTTGACGTCCGCGACGCCTCGGAAGTGAATACCAGCATCGGCGAGGTGGTGTCGCGCTTCGGAcgtctcgacgtcgccgtgAACAATGCCGGAATCGGAGGCAGTGGTCGGTCAACGCATGAGTCTGATGAAGATGAGTTTCTCCGAGTTGTCGACATCGACCTGCACGGGGTGTGGAGATGCCAGCGTGAGGAGATCAAGGTCATGCTGAACCAAAAGTACGCGCAATGGCCCCCGAAGCCTAG GGATCTGGGGTTCCGACGGGGCCGTggcgccatcatcaacgtcgcgtccgtcctcggcgtcgtgtCGCCCGCGCCATTCCTGTTCCAGACGGCCTACTCGACTGCGAAGCATG GAGTGATGGGCCTGACCAAGAGCGATGCCAACACATACGGACCTCACGGTATCAGAATCAACGCCATCTGCCCTGGTTTCATTGCGACACCAACCATTCTTTCTCTTGCACAAGAGCCCGGGGGTGCGATAAGTCGCTACATCGCCGATACACCGCTCCAGCGTCTGGGCACAGTTGAGGAGATTGCTGATT GCATCACCTTTCTTGCTTCCGATATGAGTAGCTTGATGCAAGGCGCCGGTCTGGTTGCTGACGGTGGGCTCACGGCACGTTAG
- a CDS encoding Nitrogen assimilation transcription factor nit-4, whose product MTFMKGENKSALEEAAEVAAQKTIPSRTPTSSPGSKPQVRHRASVACASCRDRRIRCVVPKGESECIQCKKASSECIIKNDDERRRPISRAYMSSLSNRIAMLEHMLLDNDIQPPPAVHPPKSRHEATGPSKQSDEQRKILAKKPIGPEASSLSDSGSEDCTAQDGDLAEVASVTRSGLWPVLKNQSSCTTEPNQEDVTHRFLSTRGNLSFDQLSGQLRFFGPTANFHLYRIESGDQLQCRQPSEQVGRAQSYLRTLNSATHDYLMSNFWTHYDSTLRTIPRESFESALELQNRKFYSSFLHVSILAIGFRFADPSREDVKQMAMGTRESSLHREAKTMAESELEQPGGIPSVLALLLLGDLECGVGRDNSGWMYTGMAIRLAFDIGLHIDCRDNGMSEQEVDIRHMAMRACVLYDKYWALFLGRPTSIKHRDIDLDLHSRRFSKPSSPKEWPGVADKADNVEEIQTHLVELMELSSRIAEMRGKPQTHDITHVDGDDKCNGSSDEKDAAYFHAIEIERRLRDWHRRLPEHLQWKSANIEHAALNYFLLHQQYHVSMVLLHRPWAEYDRKTGDEMSTGQYAIPGPSSDSRDASLQHRKFSPETNGPCTSIEANRMSSSRQVCSFHAMCVAKIFWQHRQRFDGTKIFITGVQHAGTAAIALIAASTYRRRAPESRTYLRGLEILASAISDMGQSYQPAACMENLLKEVLLKLRNDIGDPADLSPPLVTLLGSGKWVFAKLLCCR is encoded by the exons ATGACTTTCATGAAGGGGGAGAACAAGTCAGCCTTGGAGGAAGCTGCTGAAGTCGCTGCCCAGAAAACAATTCCTTCTCGCACCCCAACATCCAGTCCCGGCAGCAAGCCACAAGTGAGGCATAGGGCCTCTGTTGCATGCGCCTCCTGCCGCGACAGGAGGATTCGGTGTGTGGTTCCGAAGGGCGAGTCCGAGTGCATTCAGTGTAAAAAGGCCAGCAGCGAGTGCATCATCAAGAATGACGACGAGCGGCGACG GCCAATATCGAGGGCATACATGTCCTCCCTGTCCAACCGTATCGCCATGCTCGAGCACATGCTTCTGGACAATGACATACAACCCCCTCCAGCAGTACATCCCCCAAAATCGAGACATGAGGCCACAGGACCCTCAAAACAGTCAGACGAACAACGGAAAATCCTGGCTAAAAAACCCATCGGTCCGGAGGCCTCTTCTCTGTCAGATTCAGGGAGCGAAGACTGCACGGCACAAGATGGCGACCTTGCCGAAGTCGCGTCGGTCACAAGATCGGGATTGTGGCCAGTGTTAAAGAATCAATCTTCTTGCACAACCGAACCGAACCAGGAAGATGTTACCCACCGTTTTCTGTCGACGAGAGGAAATCTGTCATTTGATCAGCTTTCTGGACAGCTACGTTTTTTCGGGCCTACGGCTAACTTTCATTTGTATCGAATCGAATCCGGCGACCAGCTTCAGTGTCGCCAGCCGTCGGAACAGGTTGGTCGAGCCCAGAGCTATCTCCGGACCCTCAACAGCGCGACCCACGACTACCTCATGAGTAACTTCTGGACGCATTACGACAGCACGCTTCGAACCATACCTAGAGAGTCGTTTGAATCTGCCCTGGAGTTGCAAAACCGAAAGTTTTACTCATCATTCCTGCATGTTTCAATCCTAGCCATAGGGTTCCGCTTTGCTGATCCCTCCCGAGAAGATGTCAAGCAGATGGCAATGGGAACCCGGGAGAGCAGCCTGCACAGAGAGGCCAAAACTATGGCTGAATCAGAACTTGAGCAGCCTGGCGGCATTCCTAGCGTACTGGCTCTCCTACTTCTCGGCGATCTGGAGTGCGGCGTTGGCAGAGATAACTCTGGTTGGATGTATACGG GAATGGCCATCAGGTTGGCTTTCGACATTGGGCTTCACATCGACTGCCGTGACAACGGCATGAGCGAACAGGAGGTCGACATCCGTCACATGGCAATGAGAGCCTGCGTATTATATGACAAGTATTGGGCGCTGTTTCTTGGTCGGCCAACGAGTATTAAACATCGAGACATTGACCTCGATTTGCACTCCAGGCGGTTTTCTAAGCCGAGTTCCCCCAAGGAATGGCCCGGGGTTGCCGACAAAGCAGACAATGTTGAAGAGATCCAGACCCATCTCGTAGAACTGATGGAACTCTCAAGTCGCATCGCTGAAATGAGAGGCAAACCTCAAACCCACGACATCACTCATGTAGACGGTGATGACAAGTGCAATGGAAGCAGCGATGAAAAAGACGCCGCGTATTTCCATGCCATCGAAATCGAGCGTCGACTTCGAGATTGGCACAGGCGATTACCGGAACATCTGCAATGGAAATCTGCCAACATCGAACACGCCGCTCTCAACTACTTTCTTCTGCATCAGCAGTATCATGTTTCCATGGTATTGCTTCATCGTCCGTGGGCGGAATATGATCGGAAgaccggcgacgagatgAGCACCGGTCAGTACGCAATTCCAGGTCCAAGCTCAGACTCAAGAGACGCCTCACTTCAGCACCGCAAATTCTCTCCAGAGACCAACGGCCCCTGTACGAGTATAGAAGCCAACAGGATGTCGTCTTCTCGTCAAGTATGCAGCTTTCACGCGATGTGCGTAGCAAAGATCTTCTGGCAACACCGCCAGAGATTCGACGGTACCAAGATCTTCATCACGGGCGTCCAGCACGCTGGCACAGCCGCTATTGCCTTGATAGCAGCATCCACGTACCGTCGCCGCGCGCCAGAAAGTCGAACGTATCTCAGGGGCCTAGAGATATTGGCCAGTGCCATCAGTGACATGGGTCAATCGTACCAACCGGCGGCATGCATGGAAAACCTTCTGAAGGAGGTTCTTTTGAAGCTCCGAAACGACATCGGGGACCCTGCTGACCTTTCTCCGCCACTTGTTACATTGCTTGGTAGCGGAAAATGG GTCTTCGCAAAGTTGCTTTGCTGTCGGTAA